A region of Lacinutrix sp. Hel_I_90 DNA encodes the following proteins:
- a CDS encoding CNNM domain-containing protein: MTLLLLYGIISIVFSFLCSILEAVLLTVTPTFVNLKKKEGKNYALALEALKKDVDRPLIAILTLNTIAHTVGAILVGKEAEQLYGDGESYGVFIVSAVMTLLILVASEIIPKTIGATYWKSLANFTTKALRVLIFPLKYTGLLWLMQLTTRLVGGKGHGSVFSREGFLVMADIAHEEGVFLENESKIIKNLLTFKEIYAKDVMTPRTVMKTVNEDCTVEDFFNNNMNVRFSRIPIYTGNEDNIKGLVLKDEVFKEMALGNGSKKLLDLKRNIIIVTRDLPIPKLFEQLVESRNHLALVVDEYGTVSGLVTMEDVIETLLGLEIMDESDNVSDLQLQARQNWEARAKKLGIIDNIEDEN, from the coding sequence ATGACCTTACTCCTCCTTTACGGAATCATTTCAATAGTCTTCTCTTTTTTATGCTCTATTCTGGAAGCCGTTTTACTAACGGTGACCCCAACTTTTGTAAATTTAAAAAAGAAAGAAGGTAAAAATTATGCACTCGCTCTCGAGGCTTTAAAAAAAGATGTTGACCGTCCGTTAATTGCTATTCTAACACTAAATACTATTGCGCATACTGTGGGTGCTATTTTAGTTGGTAAAGAGGCGGAACAATTGTATGGTGATGGCGAAAGTTACGGAGTCTTTATTGTATCGGCAGTCATGACGCTTTTAATACTGGTGGCTTCAGAGATTATCCCAAAAACAATAGGCGCCACCTATTGGAAAAGTCTGGCAAATTTTACCACTAAAGCATTAAGAGTTTTAATATTTCCTTTAAAATATACTGGTTTACTGTGGTTGATGCAATTAACAACACGCTTAGTTGGCGGCAAAGGTCATGGTAGTGTTTTTAGTAGAGAAGGCTTTTTAGTTATGGCAGATATAGCGCATGAAGAAGGCGTATTCTTAGAAAATGAAAGTAAGATAATAAAGAACTTACTAACCTTTAAAGAGATTTATGCTAAAGATGTAATGACACCACGAACGGTTATGAAGACGGTAAATGAGGACTGCACTGTCGAAGATTTCTTTAACAACAACATGAACGTTCGTTTTTCAAGAATTCCTATATATACGGGGAACGAAGACAACATTAAAGGCCTCGTTTTAAAAGATGAAGTCTTTAAAGAAATGGCTCTGGGAAACGGTTCTAAAAAGTTATTAGATTTAAAACGAAACATTATTATCGTGACTCGCGATTTACCAATTCCGAAATTATTTGAACAACTGGTAGAAAGCCGAAACCATTTGGCCCTAGTGGTTGATGAATATGGAACAGTAAGTGGTTTGGTTACTATGGAAGATGTGATTGAAACCTTGTTAGGTCTAGAAATAATGGATGAGAGTGATAATGTGTCTGACTTACAATTACAAGCCCGACAAAACTGGGAAGCCAGAGCAAAGAAACTCGGTATTATAGATAATATAGAAGACGAAAACTAA